The genomic window TGGCGCTGGGTGGGCTCATCACGGTGCCTGCGGCGGTGGCATTCCTCGGCATTGCCTCCGTGGCGGGGCAGGGCACTTTTGGGCTCGGATTCACCGTGCTGCCGCTGGTGTTTGCCAAGATGCCGCTGGGGGCGTTTTTTGGCGGGGCTTTCTTCTTCATGCTCTTTCTTGCCGCCATCACCAGCTCCATCGCCATGCTGCAGCCGGGCATCGCCTTTCTGGAAGAGGCCATGAATGTGGGGCGCAAGGTCAGCGTGACAGTGCTCGGCCTGCTCACCACGCTGGGCACGGGATTCGTGGCCTACTTCAGCAAGGACCTCAAGGCTCTGGATACGCTGGACTTCTGGGTGGGCACCTTCCTCATCTTCATCCTGGCCACCATCCAGACTCTGGTCTTCGGCTGGCACTGGGGCATCTCTCGTGGCATGCAGGAGGCGCACCACGGCGCCACCATCCGCATCCCGCGCCTCTTTGGCGGAATCATCAAATGGGTCTGCCCGGCATTCCTGCTGACCATCTTTGCCATGACGGTGCTGAGCAGTGTCTTCGGTTTTGATTTCGACACGCTGACTTTCGGCAGCGCCTCGTCCTATGTGATGGACCTAATCGGCGGCACCAAGGGCGGCCGCCCGGTGGAGACCAGCCTGGCCGCGCAGCTCAGCGTGGCTCTGGTGCTGGTGCTTTCGTTCTTTTTTCTCCTGCTCACGGCACGTTCTGTCATCTTCCGCCGTGCCGAGCAGAATCTGGACAAACATTCCACACCACCCTCCTCATGACCGCTGCGGGATTCATTGTCATGCTTCTCTCCGTTGGCAGCGTCACGCTGCTGTTTGGCTGGTGCGTATGCAAAGTGCTCAGCACTCCGGATGAAGCCGGGAAAATGCATGGCGCTGAAGGCCGCACGCCTGACTGCGATGAGGAGTAGTGCCTGCGCCAGCTCAGACCGGCAGATGGAAGTAGCCGTGGATATGCGGATAGCCGCGGAAGTACCACACAAACTCCGGGCTCTCGATCTGCCAGGTGTCCCAGACCTTGTCTGAGCCGATGTCATAGACGCCGCCGTAGCAGGAGACAAAGACACGCTCCACCAGCTTCTTGTCCGTGATGGTCTTCATGGTGGCCTTGACGTCATCTGGACGGAAGCACACCAGCATGCGGCGCATGGTTTCCAGCAGCTTGGCCTGCTGATCCTTGCTGAGGTCCGCACCGCACAGGCCGGGCAGGTCGGTCTTGCGCTTTTCGATCACCTTGGCCGGGCTCTCTGGCCGGGGCTCGCGGCCCACCAGGATTTTCTCCTGCTGCTTGCCGTCGAGCGCCTGGACGAATTCATTGAAGACCAGCCCCTGATACCAGAAGGGATTGCCCTCGTGGTCCTTGGTCTCGCGGAAGGCCTTGGCAAAGTTGCCGTAGAAGATGGGGCGTCCGCCAAAGCCGAAGCCCTTGTCTGAGCTGGCGCGGCAGCGGCGGGTCACATGGTGCCCGGTGTAAATGAACTCAAAATCCTCATCCGCCGGGGTGCCAAAGAATCCCACGGAGGGCGTGTTCTTGATCTGCCCCATCAGGTCCTTCTGCACCTGCCAGTTCATCTTCTCGCGGTAATCGGGATGGTGCAGCGACTCAAAGATCTGCCGCACCAGATCCTGCTGATCTTTGCTGTAAAAGGTGTGCAGACGCTGGTCCGGGCAGATGTACCACCAGTTGCTCACGTAGCCGCGCTGTGCGTGGTCACTTGGCAGGACGATCTTGGCGTGCTGCTCCTCGCTGAGGCTCTTGTAGAACTGCATCGGCAGGGAGTCCTTTCCCGCAGCCGCAGGAGCGGCATGCAGCGAGGGAAAGGCCGCATAAGCGGCGCTCATGCCCAAAGCACGCAGGATCTCACGGCGGCTGACGGGCTTTCTCTCGAAGGGAGCAGACAAGGTGTTCATGGGGGCATTCTCACAAAGCCCCGGGGAAAAGACCAGCAGGAAATGCGGCGGGGCTACTTCGTCTTCATCACATACACGCCATCCCAGTCGGCGGGCGGGGGATCGAGCTTCATGGCGTCGCAGCGTTCGATCATCACAAGGGAGGGGTTGCTGTCTTTGTGCATCTCGCGGCGGGCGGAGCGCTCAAAGAGGGCGCGGGCAGCATCCCACTTCTGCGCCTGATACGCGGCGATGCCTTTGTCAAAGATGGAGAGACATTCCTCGATCTCCGGGGTGAGGTCCTGGGTGAAGCACACCAGCTCATACACCTCGGCGGGCTGGCTGCGGCCTTTGACCACGATGCGGTCCAGAAAGCGGAAGGTGATGTCGTCCTGGTGCTTTTCAGAGAGCGTCTTGGTCTCTCCGGTGACCATCGTATAAACGCCGTAGCTCTTGGCTCCGCTCTCGCTGCGGGCGGCCAGGTTCACGGTGTCTCCCATCATGGTGTAGTTGAAGCGGCGGCGGGAGCCCATGTTGCCGATGACAGCCAGACCCGAGTTCAGACCGATGCGGGTCTGCATCTGATGCACGATGTCAGGCCATCCGCCTTCATGCTTCCATTTGCGCCGCAGCTCCAGCTGGCGTTTCTGCATCTGCAGAGCGGCGGTGCAGGCGCTGTGGGCGTGGCCTTCGAAGTAAAGCGGTGCGCCAAACATGCCCACAATGGCGTCCCCGATGAACTTGTCGAGCGTGCCGCCGTTGTCGTGCAGGATGTCGGTCATCTCGCTGAGGTAGTCGTTCATCAGCGTGACGAGGCGCTCGGGACTGAGCTTTTCGGAGAAGGAGGAAAATCCGGCGATGTCGCTGAAGAAGGCGGTGATCTCCGCCTGCTCGCCGCCGAGCTTGGGTTCCTCTCCAGAAGCGATCAGCTGCTTGACCACCTGTGGCGCGAGGAAGGTGCCAAACATGCTGGTGATGCGGCTTTTGGCGCGCAGCTCGATGATGAGCCGGTGCAGGATGGAGCCGCCCTCCACCAGCAGGAAGCCGAGCACCGGCCACGCCACCGGCAGGTGCATGCTCTCCAGGCGGAAGAGATGAAATGCAAAGTAAACATAAGCCCCCACAAAGAGCGTGGGCACCAGTACCGCCAGCCAGATGGGACCAAAACGCACAGGCAAGATAGTGAAGAACGCGATGAGGATCCAGATGCCGATGAGCTTGAGATGCTCTGGCTGCTGGATGTAGTCCCCTGTGAGGATGTTGCTTATGGCGTTGGCATGCGTGAGCACTAGCGCCGTCTGCGGTCCGTGAGGAGTTGGCCCAAGGTCTGAGAGCCCGTCAGCCGTCTGGCCGATGAAAAGGATCTGACCTTTGACGGGCGGAAATTCAGCAGGCCATTCACCGCCTTGATGCGCGGCCAGTTGCCCCAGCAGCCCGGCATAAGGGAAGACTTTGAAGGTGCGCGGGTGGCGGTAGTTGATGGTCATCTGCCCGGCGGCATCAACGGGAATGCTCCAGGTCTTGCGGGTGCCTTTCACCTGGATGCTGCTGCCGAGAATGACACTGACGGCGTCTGTCTCCACGCCCTCATGACTCAGCAGAGCCTGTAGCACGAGGCTGGGAAAAACATGCGTGCCGCAACGAACGATGAGCGGAATCTGCCGCCGGACGCCGTCGGGGCCGGGTGGTGAATTCACAAATCCGGCGTGCGAGCTCTCTCCGATGATGCCCACGGGCATCAGTCCGGTGTCCTCGCCGATGATGAGCCTCTGATCTCCCTCGATGTTTGAGATGGCTTTGGTATTGGCGGCGAGATCGCTCTCATACGGCTTCGTATTTTCCAGCTTCTGTGCCATGGCGGCGGTGATGGAGACGGGAGAGAGCGCGAGGGCATCTCCAAACTCCTGATCCTGCGCCGGGTCGGAGCTGGCCTCGGTGAAGAGAAGATCGAAGGCCACGGCGGAGGGCGGGCGTGAGTCGAGCAGCTTCATGAGCTGCGCGTGCACGCTGCGCTGCCAGGGCCAGCGGCCCAGCTTTTCCAGCGCGTCCTCATCAATGCCCACCACGAGGACTTGTGGCGCGGCGGGCGGGTCCGACCATGCACGGAGCTGAAAGCGCCAGTCCAGCGTGAGGTTTTCCAGATCCTGCCCCAGCCGTGTGCCGCTGAAGGAAAGCGCAAGAAACAGCACCAGCGGGAGCAGGAGCATTTCAAAGCGCAGGCTACGGTTTTTTTTCCTGCGGCTCATGTGCGGGGCAGCGGGTTAGTGAGCGCGAACCTCCGAGTCCGCAGCAGGTGGCAGCCACCAGCGTCAGAGGATGCCTGCTGCGGGGGGCAGACAGGGTAGTGCCCCGCAACGGGGATGGCGCGCTGTGAAGCGCAGAGCCGTGGGGGCTGGCTGAGTGCTGCAGGCTCGGAGGCCCGCGCTCCGGGGGATTGCAGGCATGCGGTGCCCTGCTGTGCCCGCGTCCAATCATGTCCAATGGGGGGCATCATGGCAGTTCCTAATACCGCACATTCATGCCGAAGTGCAGGCGGCCGCTGGGGGCCTGCACGAGGCCGGTGCTGCGCAGGGTCCAGCCGTAGGCGAGGCGCAGGTCCATGTTGGTGCCAAGATTGTAGCGCAGGCCGATGCCGGTGCTCTGCAGGTTGAGGTTGGGCTCGGAGGCGTTGCTGCCCACGCTTTCGAGGTAGGCGAAGTCGTAAAAGGCAAAGGTGTTGAGGTTGTCCGCCGTTTTTCCGGTGGCCCCCATGAGGTGCATCATGGGCATGTTCAGCTCAAAGTTGGCCACCACGCCGCGGTCTCCGCGTGCGGAGCTTTCATTGAAGCCGCGCACGGTCTGGTAGCCCCCGGCCAGCATCTGCTCGGTGGGCAGCAGGCGTGTGGTGGAGAGCTGGCCTGCGGCATGCATGAGGATGGAAAAGCCCTGCGGCAGGCGCAGCATGCGGTCCAGCTCCCCCTTGGCGTACCAGTACTTGGCCTGGGAGGCGGCGCGCAGGCTGTCAAAGG from Prosthecobacter vanneervenii includes these protein-coding regions:
- a CDS encoding DUF3500 domain-containing protein — protein: MSAPFERKPVSRREILRALGMSAAYAAFPSLHAAPAAAGKDSLPMQFYKSLSEEQHAKIVLPSDHAQRGYVSNWWYICPDQRLHTFYSKDQQDLVRQIFESLHHPDYREKMNWQVQKDLMGQIKNTPSVGFFGTPADEDFEFIYTGHHVTRRCRASSDKGFGFGGRPIFYGNFAKAFRETKDHEGNPFWYQGLVFNEFVQALDGKQQEKILVGREPRPESPAKVIEKRKTDLPGLCGADLSKDQQAKLLETMRRMLVCFRPDDVKATMKTITDKKLVERVFVSCYGGVYDIGSDKVWDTWQIESPEFVWYFRGYPHIHGYFHLPV
- a CDS encoding CHASE2 domain-containing protein, whose product is MSRRKKNRSLRFEMLLLPLVLFLALSFSGTRLGQDLENLTLDWRFQLRAWSDPPAAPQVLVVGIDEDALEKLGRWPWQRSVHAQLMKLLDSRPPSAVAFDLLFTEASSDPAQDQEFGDALALSPVSITAAMAQKLENTKPYESDLAANTKAISNIEGDQRLIIGEDTGLMPVGIIGESSHAGFVNSPPGPDGVRRQIPLIVRCGTHVFPSLVLQALLSHEGVETDAVSVILGSSIQVKGTRKTWSIPVDAAGQMTINYRHPRTFKVFPYAGLLGQLAAHQGGEWPAEFPPVKGQILFIGQTADGLSDLGPTPHGPQTALVLTHANAISNILTGDYIQQPEHLKLIGIWILIAFFTILPVRFGPIWLAVLVPTLFVGAYVYFAFHLFRLESMHLPVAWPVLGFLLVEGGSILHRLIIELRAKSRITSMFGTFLAPQVVKQLIASGEEPKLGGEQAEITAFFSDIAGFSSFSEKLSPERLVTLMNDYLSEMTDILHDNGGTLDKFIGDAIVGMFGAPLYFEGHAHSACTAALQMQKRQLELRRKWKHEGGWPDIVHQMQTRIGLNSGLAVIGNMGSRRRFNYTMMGDTVNLAARSESGAKSYGVYTMVTGETKTLSEKHQDDITFRFLDRIVVKGRSQPAEVYELVCFTQDLTPEIEECLSIFDKGIAAYQAQKWDAARALFERSARREMHKDSNPSLVMIERCDAMKLDPPPADWDGVYVMKTK